Part of the Nitrospirota bacterium genome, CCACGACGACCGGAGGCTGTTCGAGTTCCTGATCCTGGAGGGAGCCCAGGCCGGCCTGAGCTGGGAGACGATCCTCAAGAAACGGGAAGCCTATCGCGCGGCCTTTGATCGCTTCGACCCGCGGGCCGTCGCGCGCTATGACGGGAAGAAGATCCGGCGCCTGCTCGCCGATCCCGGCATCGTGCGCAACCGGCTGAAGATCGCCGCAGCCATCCGGAACGCGCGCGCCTTCCTGGCCGTGCAACGGGAGTTCGGGAGCTTCGACGCCTATATCTGGCGATTCGTGGGCGGGAAGCCGATCGTGAACCGGCGGCGCTCGCTCAAGGAGGTGCCGGCCCGCACGCCCGAGTCGGACGCGATGAGCAAGGATCTGAAGCGGCGCGGGTTCACGTTCGTCGGCTCCACGATCTGCTATGCGTTCATGCAAGCCGTCGGGATGGTCAACGATCATACGCTCCGCTGCTTCCGGTACCGGCAGCTCAAGGAGGGGAGGAGCCCATGACGATCGCATTTCTGGGAACCGGCCTGCTGGGCCGGCCCATGGCGGAGAAGCTGGCGGCGGCCGGGCATGCGGTCGTCGCTTACAACCGGACCGTCGCCAAGGCTGAGCCGTTGTGTCAGGTCGGCGCCGTGGTCGTCGCTCGGCCGGAGGAGGCGGTCCGTGCCGCCTCCTGCACGATCCTGATGCTGGCCGACGCGCGGGCCATCCGCCAGGTGCTGCTCGAGACTCCCGCGCGCCAGGAGCTGGCCGGCCGCACCGTGATCCAGATGGGTACGATCGGCCCGCAGGAGAGCCGGGCGCTCCAACGGGAGGTCCTCGCGGCGGGCGGCGACTATCTGGAGGCGCCGGTCCTGGGCAGCATCGCTGAGGCCAAGGCCGGCAGGCTGCTCGTGATGGCGGGCGGAACCCAGGAGCAGTTCGCCCGGTGGGCGGACCTGTTCCGAAGCTTCGGGCCGGAGCCGCGTCTGATCGGCCCGGTGGGCCGGGCCGCCGCGCTCAAGCTGGCCCTGAACCAGTTCATCGCGGCGGAGATCGCGGCCTTCTCGCTCAGCCTGGGGCTGGTCTTGCGGGAGGAGATTCCGGTGGAGACCTTCATGGGGGTGCTGCGGGAGAGCGCCCTCTATGCCCCGGTCTTCGACAAGAAGCTTCCGCGCCTGCGCGCGCGCGACTATGCCAATCCCAACTTCTCGACCCGACACCTGCTGAAGGACGTGGATCTCTTTCTCGCGGAAGCGGAGACGCTCGGGCTGGTCACCGAGAGCCTGGCCGGTGCCCGTGCCCTGTTGAGCCGGACGGTCGAGCGGGGCCTGGCCGAGGTGGATTACTCGGCCGTGTATGACGCGATCAATCCGCGATAACCGGATGTTGAAAAAGGCCTCCAGCTTCGTTCTCACCACCCATTGCACGAAGCCAAGCAATGGGTACCCGCCGTCTCCCTGCGACGTACCAGAAAACGTACGCCTCAGTCGCCGTACTCCCTGCGGCCTCGCTGGGCGGCCTTTTTGAACATCCTGACCTGTGTTTTGCCGTCATCGGTTTGACATGAAAATCATAAGTCACTATCCTTCCGTGGCCAATGCCAAATCAAAGGCAAAGTCGCCAACGTTCCAGCAAGCGCTTCGGGGCGGGAGAGCTTTTTTAGTTGGTCCGCCATGTCCAAGAAGCAGATAGCTCCATTGAGAGATGCGCAGAGATTTTGCAGGGGTGAGATTGAGCGCATGCTCAAAAACTCTCAGACCAAGGTCATCATGCCCGTGATCACGCTTGGGCTGCTTCGTGAGTTCTTAAAAACGGGCAGGCAGGTATTCAGCGACAAGGAAATCGGGGGCACCTATAAGGCTGCCGTCAAGGACCTGAAAGACTATCTCCATCACGATGTCCATTTTGGCGCCAAATACTACGACGCCTATGGAAGCCGAATGTCTCGTTACAGCGTCCTCAAGCCGGTTGGGCACCTAAAATACAAGCTGATGCCGCCCTACACAGAGGTTGCGCAGCCCCTTTGCGAGTGGATTCCTTCCAGGGTCAATCAGCACATTCAAGAGCGTTTGGGTGTGATCCCATCGCTCCAGGATTCAAGTAATAGAGTGGCTCTGGCCAGTGACAAACAGCGGCTTTTGGGTCTGATTCATGAGCAGATCAACAAGACGGCGGCTAACTTTGAGATTTTCAGCTTTGCCGTCCTGAAGGTCCATTTGGAGAAGTTCGCGTGCAAGATCTATCGTGACACACGAACTGCTGCCCACGACCAAGGAGTTGATCTTTCCACCAATTTCGGCGTCGTTTATCAGGTCAAAAAGCTCCAAATCAGAACGGAATCGGAAGCTGACCAGGTGTATGCTGAGCTCAAACTTAACTTTGACAACAAGCGCCTTCAAGATGGCAATGTGATCTTGGTCATTGATGACATCTCAAAGGGAGTGAAGAAATACCTCATCGACATGAAAGTGCAGTCTATCAGCAGGCAGGACGTCCTGAAGCTTGCGGCCAATTTTGACGAACCTGAGGACAGACAGAAGGTGCTACGAATTGTTTATGAGGAATTCCGTCGGGAGTACTCGAGCAGAATCGAATGAGTTGTCAGGACTTGTGCGGCCAGGATTAAGCCATATTCGGAGAAACGATTTGCTCAACCAAATCTTCTGCCATGCGGAGTGCTTTTTCTTCCGACACAAAGTGTTTCTCAAACTTTGTGATGTAGTCTACTGGGTAATTCCCCTCCACCACGCAGGTGGTTGCTCCGCCAAACCCATCAGCTTCTACGACAACGACCTCGTCTTCTAGTGCATAAAGTGGTGAGAGGTAAAGGACAGCGTCCGGAGCACTGATCCCCATGTCCCGACGAATCGCATCAACTTCCGCCTGCAGGCGCTTGAGTTGTTTTAGCTGCTGGTCTCGGCTCATGGCTTAGCCCTCCTAGTGGCTTACTAACAATCCAAGCCGCTATCGAGGCTTCTTGGATACGAACGTGGGGAAGATGCCCTGCGTGTCGGGCACGGTCTGCACGTCCCGGAAGCCTGCCGCCTCCAACTGACCCTTCACGACTTCCCTCGGCTTCACGAGCGACTCCCACAGGGCTCCGACCAGCACCGTGAGGACCACGGCCTGGAGCCGCCAGTGCGTCAGGTTGATCCGCCTCCAGACATACTCGGTGTGCGGCACGACGTGGCCCGTGACGAAGACCCCGCCGGGCTTCAGGGCTCCGTACACGTGGCGATAGAACCGCTCACACTGCTCGTTGGTCAGATAGATGTTGAGGCCGGAGGAAGTCAGCAGGTCGAACTCCTCGCGGACGGGCGGCTTCGAGAACCCCGGCGCGAGCGCGTCGCCTTCGCGCAACTCGACTACGACGTGCGGCGGCCGGCCGGCAGAGAGGAGGTCGGCGAAGGCTTGCGCGCCTTTCAACGCCTCCGGGTCCTTGTCGATCCCCACCAGGCGCGCGCCCGTCGTCAGGCGTCCGAAGTCCAGGGCCAGCAGGTCGCGCATGCGGCCGCAGGGCAGGCTGGCCAGCACGGCTCCGTCGCGGAGCAGGGGCTGGGTGTGCCGCTGGTGGAGCCTGGCCCGCTCCTGCGTGGCGAGGAACAGCGGGAACGTGAAGAAGGCCAGCTTGTCGAAGAGACAGAGGGCGCCCTCTCGCTCCTCTCGCCTGAGCGTCGCATGGTAGTCGGCGTCGAACAGGAGGTCGGTGATCCGCCAGTTGAGCCCGCGCGCGCAGAGGAGGAAGCGGCCGACCTCGCTCTTGGCCGCCTCCTCGGCGAGCGAGCGCAGGAAGGCCCTCGGCTCCTCGAACCGGAGGCCGCAGGCGGTGCCGAACTCGGCCCGCACCTGCTCCATCAACGGTTCCAGGCCGAAGCCGTACTTGGTCTCGAACCGGCGCGGGTCCAGGGTCTCGACCCGCTTGGCCGCGCCGTCCAGGGCCTGCTCGATGGAGTTGGCCTCGGCGAGATGCGACTGGAATCGTTCGGAAGACATGCGGGGGCCATTCTAGCACTCCGTGAGGCTAGAACGTCCACAGGAGGGAGAAGAAAACGCCCTGCCGCCGGGCGTTCGCCTGGTTCAGGTTCGTCACCGAGACGGTCCCGTTGCTTCCGAACGCGGTGGAGGTGCCGCCGGTGGTTTTCATGTCCCAATAACGATAGCCGGCCTCGAACGTGAGGCTTTGCCAGAGCGTGAGTCTTGCCGCGCCTTCCATCTGGATTCCCTCGCCGGTCGCGATATCAATGAAGGAAGGATCGTGCTTCAGGTCGGTCCGGAGGTTGTGGTTGTCGTCGTTGCGGTAATAGGTGTAGGGGACGTAGAAGAGGCTCCCGACGAGCTGGACCTTCGTGAGGACCGGGAGTTCGGCCTGCGAGAACAGGGGGACCGCCACCTTGGGGCCGAGACGCAGGCTGATCCATTGCACGGTCTCGGTGAGGGCCGTCACCGTGGTGGGTTGATCGCGGGCCCCGCCGCCGGAAATGTCAACGATCCCCTTCGCGCTGTACTTCTCCGTCCAGTACTGGAATCCGAGCAGCAGGTCCGCCGCGCCGACCTGGTCCGCATACTTCCAGCGAAGGAGTCGCGGCCCCACGTCCAGGGAGACGTACCAGACCTGCCCGTCGGTCGAGGGGCTGAGGGTGTTGCTGCACACCGTGCCGGGGATCGGAGACCCGGTGCAGGTCCGGTTGTTGTTGGTCCAATCCAGATCCTGCAGGGTCCCCTTGGACGAGATGGCTCCATAGCCGAGAGACAGGTTGGCCACGAACCGCTGAATCGCCAGATCGGCCGCCAGCTCGTAGATCGGGATGTTCTGCCCCTGGAAGATCAGCTCCGAGAGGACGTTGGGCTGCCCGCCGCTGCCCTGGATGTTGTAGGCCAGCTTCCCCTGACTGAGCCAGATCCTTCCGCCCAGCGTGAACGTGGACGGATAGTCCCCGCTTCCCGTCAGATCGCCGGAAAGCACCTTCTGGATGAGCGGCTGAGGAGTGGACTGAGCCAGCGCCAGGTCCAGCCCGGACAGCCAGACGGATGCGATCACGGCGAACGGGATGAGCCTGGCACGCATCAAATGTTCCCGGTGGACGGAACGGCCGACGGCGGCTCGACGCGGGAAGATAGGTCCAGTACTAGCCAGGGCGAGCGGGACTGTCAAGGAAGGGAATCCTCGATATTCGGGTGCGGTCAGTTCCGAGCCCTGACGCACAGGCTGCGGCGCAACGCAGAGTCCGCTGTCCAGCCGGATCGCCTCCCCCGCTGACAAAGGCGGCTGGGGGCTGATGCCGCCGGGCCGACTGTGATACAACCAGGCCTGTCACCCACGCGGCAAACCATGGCGACGACGGCTCTCTTGCGGACAAGCATCTTTCACGTCCTGGCCGGTGCGCTCCTCTGCCTGTCGCCCGCGCAGGGCTGGGCCTGGGGCGACGAGGGACACAGGATCGTGGCGCTGGTGGCCGAGAGCCGGCTGACGGATCGAGCGCGGGATGCGACGAGGGCGCTGCTCGACGGCGACAACCTCATCACCGTGGCCACCTGGGCGGACGCCGTCAAGGGCGAGCGGTCCGAGACGGCGTCCTGGCACTATACCGACATCCCGAAAGCCGCCGATTCGTACGACCCAACCCGCGATTGCCCCCAGGGGAATTGCGCGGTGGAGCAGGTCGAGCGGTTCCGGACGGTCCTGGACAACCAACTGAGACCCCGATCTGAGCGGATTGAAGCCCTCAAGTTCCTCGTGCATCTCGTGGCGGATCTGCACCAGCCCCTGCACAGTGTGGACGATCGCGACCGGGGCGGGAACGAGGTCTTGGTGACCTTCATGGGCCAGCGCACGAGACCGGATCGGGACCGCCCGTGGAACCTGCACGCCGTGTGGGACTACGGGCTCATCGAGCAGGTCGGGATGACCGAGACCGACTATGCCCGCCACCTCACGAGATGGCTGCGCGGCCAGCCGGTTGCCGAGTGGGAGCGCGGCACGGTGCTCGACTGGACGTTGGAGGCCCATCGGGTGGCCGTGGCCCAGGCCTATGCCGTTCCCGCGGATCGGCAGCTCGGGGCGGACTATCTGCGCGCGATGCGGCCGGCGCTGGATACGATGCTGGCCAAGGCGGGCGTGCGGCTCGCCAAGATGCTCAATGACCTCTTTCGAAAATAGGCTGCCGCTGGCCGGCGGTCTCGCGCTCCTCCTCGCCGCCTGCATCCCCTACAAGCCCACGGTCTCGCTGGAGGACAGTCCGCAGGCCATTCCCGTGAACGTCCTGGTCCAGACGCTGCGCGACGCCACGCTGCCGGCGGACAGGGAAGATCCGGCGGAGGGGGGCGTCTCGCAGACGAGCCTCCGGATGATGGAGGGCGAGCCGGGCCCGCTCGTCACCCAGGCGGTCTTCGGCGGGCTGCACGCGAGTGGCCTCTTCCGGTCCATCAGCAGGAAGGAGGAGCGGCCCGATCTGATCCTGAGTGGCACGATCCGCCGCTTCTCCGGCCGGGTCGTCCTGCCCGCCTGGGTGCTCACGCCGGTCATCGGCCAGATCGGGCACCTCGTCCTGGGCCCGACCCAGGAATGGATCGGCGAGGTGGACCTGGAGGTGACGCTCTCCACGCCGCACGGGCAGGTCGTCGGTACCTATCGGGGCCATGCGGCCTACGACGAGCTGGCGGAGCATGACCGCCGTCACTGGGCCACGCCCCTCTACCCGGCCCACCAGCGCCTGAACGAAGCCCTGACGGAAGCCGTCCGGCAGGTTCACGATCAGATGCTCGCGGATCGGGAGAAGCTGGTGGCCTCGACGGCCCGGTAACTGCCGGCTTCCGGCCCTGTGGCATCTCTCACAGCCGACTGCGCGATTCCTGCAACAGTTTGGCGACCTCGGCGCGAAATCAATTCACAAGTGTCTCAAATGTTGGAGTGTCTTGGTTGGCCTCGCTCTTGCCTGATCGGGGAGCTCTGTGGTTAGGTGAGGCGTCTCGGGGACCAACAGCGAAAGGAACAAATGGTCATGTCGATGCGAACCCCGGTGTACGTGATGCTTCTGAGTGCGATCCTGCTGACGGCTTCCCTGGCCGCCGCAGCCAGGCCGCATCTCGTGAGCGACCGGAGCCAGGCTCCGCAGATGGTCGGTCCGTTCAATGACCGGACGGAGCCGGCGGAGAGCCGGTTCGCTCCCTTCTCCAATCCTTCAACGGATCTGCTCCGGCAGCCGCCCGGCAGGGCCGGCCGCGTTCATCCGGACGACGCGGCGGTGACGCCCTACTTCGGCGCCGGCTTCAACGGCGGGTACCCCACCCAGCAGGATCGGATGCTCCGGGAGAGCCTCGTGCAGGACGATCGCAAGCAGCGCGATCTCTTCGGCAAGAGCCTCGTGCCGAACGAAGTGCAGATGGGCGTCCGCATCCCGTTCTGATTGACACCGCACATTGCGAGGGCGTGCCGGCAGCCGCCAACGAAGCCAGGTCACCCCTTGACCTTGTCCGGATAGACCGTCTGGATCAACTTGAGGGTCAACGCGTCGGCTCCCGCCCGGTTCGGGTCCATGGTCAGCAGGACCACGAAGGTCGCATCGAGCTCGGGTGAATAGAGGATGCAGGTGTCGTAACCCGGCACCTCGCCCCGGTGGCCGATGAACCCGGCGAGGGTCAGCACCCCCAGTCCGTAGCGCGCGGCTCCTCCCGTGGGGATGGCCACGGTCTTGAACTGCTCCTCCTGCATCTTTTTGCTGACGAGCTGCCCGGTCCCGAGCGCCTTGGCGTAGACCTTGAGGTCGTTGAGGTCCGAGACCATCGCGCCGGCCGTCCAGGGCCAGGAGGGGTGCAGGGCGGTCACGTCCGTCATCGCGCCGGGCGTCTTGCTCCCACGGAGCGTCATCGAGAGGGTGAAGAGGTCCGCGTCCGCGATGTAGCCCTTCGCGTAGGGCTCCTGCAGGGTCTGGTCCCTGGGGAACGAGGTGTTGGCCAGACCCAGGCGCTTGATGATCCGCTGGTCGATCTCCTCGGCCGCGCTCTTCTTCTCCTTGCTCTCGTCCTCGAGGATCAGGCCCAGGAGCGCGTAGCCCGTATTCGAGTAGTGGTATTCCTTGCCGGGCGGGGCATAGTCCCGGTGGGAGACGGCGAAGTTGATCAGCTCCTCGGGCGACCAGACGAGCAATAGGTTCGCGTAGCTGACCGCCTCCAGGGCCGGGTCGTCGGTATAGCTGAACAGCCCGCTGGTGTGGTTGAGCAACTGCCGGATCGTGATGTCCTTGGCGTTGAGGATGTTCAGCTTGTGCTTGCGGACGTACTTTTCGATCGAGTCGTCGAGGCCGATCCGGCCCTCGTCCACGAGCTGGAGGACCGCCGTCGCGGTGAACATCTTCGTGAGGCTGCCGATGCGGACCTTGTGGGTGACCGCGAGCGGGGTCTTGGCGCCCGCATCGGCCACCCCAAAGGCCTCGACCCAGGTCCCGCGGTCCGGAGCCCAGACGCCGATGATCGCGCCGGGGATGCCCGCCTGCTGGATGGCGGTCTGGACCGTGCTTCTGAGCGAGACGAGCTGCTGCTCGCTGAAGGTGGCCGCCGGCTTGGGGGGCCGCGCCTCACCGCCGGATTTGCACCCGCCCGTTCCCGACAGGAGCAGGATCGCAAGGGTCGCCGCCAGGGTGGAACGTCCGAGACGATTCAGGCCGATCGTGATCCTTTCCACAGGGCCTCCTTTCTGCTACATCTCTCCGCCGTGACCGATCGGGACCAGGCAGGACGGCGTTCCGGCTCCGCCGATCCGGAGCGCGAGCTGTTGGTGACGACCGCCGAGACGCTGGCGGCCATCCTGGATTCGGCTGTCCGCATTCCCGGCACGCGGATCACGGTCGGACTGGACCCGCTGCTCGGGTTGATCCCCGGCGTCGGGGACCTGCTGGCCAGCCTGATCGGGGCCGCGATCCTGGGCATCGCGGCCCGCCTGCGGGTTCCGAAGATCGTGCTCGCCCGGATGTGCCTCAACCTGCTCCTCAACGGGGCGCTGGGCGCGGTGCCCGGCGCCGGCGACGCCTTCTCCGTCTGGTTCCGCAGCAACGTTCGCAACGCGGCGTTGCTCCGCCGGGTGGTC contains:
- a CDS encoding DNA-3-methyladenine glycosylase I; amino-acid sequence: MTRCAWATTDPAVRYHDGEWGVPVHDDRRLFEFLILEGAQAGLSWETILKKREAYRAAFDRFDPRAVARYDGKKIRRLLADPGIVRNRLKIAAAIRNARAFLAVQREFGSFDAYIWRFVGGKPIVNRRRSLKEVPARTPESDAMSKDLKRRGFTFVGSTICYAFMQAVGMVNDHTLRCFRYRQLKEGRSP
- a CDS encoding NAD(P)-dependent oxidoreductase, whose amino-acid sequence is MTIAFLGTGLLGRPMAEKLAAAGHAVVAYNRTVAKAEPLCQVGAVVVARPEEAVRAASCTILMLADARAIRQVLLETPARQELAGRTVIQMGTIGPQESRALQREVLAAGGDYLEAPVLGSIAEAKAGRLLVMAGGTQEQFARWADLFRSFGPEPRLIGPVGRAAALKLALNQFIAAEIAAFSLSLGLVLREEIPVETFMGVLRESALYAPVFDKKLPRLRARDYANPNFSTRHLLKDVDLFLAEAETLGLVTESLAGARALLSRTVERGLAEVDYSAVYDAINPR
- a CDS encoding class I SAM-dependent methyltransferase, translating into MSSERFQSHLAEANSIEQALDGAAKRVETLDPRRFETKYGFGLEPLMEQVRAEFGTACGLRFEEPRAFLRSLAEEAAKSEVGRFLLCARGLNWRITDLLFDADYHATLRREEREGALCLFDKLAFFTFPLFLATQERARLHQRHTQPLLRDGAVLASLPCGRMRDLLALDFGRLTTGARLVGIDKDPEALKGAQAFADLLSAGRPPHVVVELREGDALAPGFSKPPVREEFDLLTSSGLNIYLTNEQCERFYRHVYGALKPGGVFVTGHVVPHTEYVWRRINLTHWRLQAVVLTVLVGALWESLVKPREVVKGQLEAAGFRDVQTVPDTQGIFPTFVSKKPR
- a CDS encoding S1/P1 nuclease yields the protein MATTALLRTSIFHVLAGALLCLSPAQGWAWGDEGHRIVALVAESRLTDRARDATRALLDGDNLITVATWADAVKGERSETASWHYTDIPKAADSYDPTRDCPQGNCAVEQVERFRTVLDNQLRPRSERIEALKFLVHLVADLHQPLHSVDDRDRGGNEVLVTFMGQRTRPDRDRPWNLHAVWDYGLIEQVGMTETDYARHLTRWLRGQPVAEWERGTVLDWTLEAHRVAVAQAYAVPADRQLGADYLRAMRPALDTMLAKAGVRLAKMLNDLFRK
- a CDS encoding serine hydrolase domain-containing protein, giving the protein MERITIGLNRLGRSTLAATLAILLLSGTGGCKSGGEARPPKPAATFSEQQLVSLRSTVQTAIQQAGIPGAIIGVWAPDRGTWVEAFGVADAGAKTPLAVTHKVRIGSLTKMFTATAVLQLVDEGRIGLDDSIEKYVRKHKLNILNAKDITIRQLLNHTSGLFSYTDDPALEAVSYANLLLVWSPEELINFAVSHRDYAPPGKEYHYSNTGYALLGLILEDESKEKKSAAEEIDQRIIKRLGLANTSFPRDQTLQEPYAKGYIADADLFTLSMTLRGSKTPGAMTDVTALHPSWPWTAGAMVSDLNDLKVYAKALGTGQLVSKKMQEEQFKTVAIPTGGAARYGLGVLTLAGFIGHRGEVPGYDTCILYSPELDATFVVLLTMDPNRAGADALTLKLIQTVYPDKVKG
- a CDS encoding DUF4112 domain-containing protein; the protein is MTDRDQAGRRSGSADPERELLVTTAETLAAILDSAVRIPGTRITVGLDPLLGLIPGVGDLLASLIGAAILGIAARLRVPKIVLARMCLNLLLNGALGAVPGAGDAFSVWFRSNVRNAALLRRVVQVPHPTTAPDWAFVVGILGMTLALLIGAILVILWLLARLWEFLR